From a region of the Rhodothermia bacterium genome:
- a CDS encoding DUF853 family protein produces MATREEFIQTIQSAYSFSDTTIELGGAMYKGESLSQTLVRVPVKMLNRHGLIAGATGTGKTKTLQLFAEKLSQNGIPVLLMDIKGDLSGIAATGDPNNSRALERHQKIGVPYKVSANPVEFLTISGEKGARLKATVTEFGPVLFSKILGLNDTQSGAVSVVFKYCDDKQLPLLDLKDFKKTLSYLAEEGKAEITAEYGAISTATVGTIIRKVLELEQQGAEIFFGEPSFEVEDLCRIDMETGRGVVNIIRLTDLQDRPKLFATFMLQLLAEVYASFPEEGDLDAPKLCIFIDEAHLVFSEASQVLLNQIEAIIKLIRSKGIGIFFITQNPADIPNAVLGQLGLKVQHALRAFTAKDRKDIKAAAENYPESKFYKVEDELTALGIGEAFVTVLGPKGTPTPLVHTLMCSPGSRMDVLTPMELDGLVAKSKLASKYNKVVDPQSAYEILGAKIQQAQLADQQAELQRQQEKARAEQLKQQQKEANKRKPEKTMVEQVLTSSVGKQVTKTVFNELARGLLGVLGLGGKRR; encoded by the coding sequence ATGGCAACCAGAGAAGAATTTATTCAGACCATACAATCGGCCTATTCCTTTTCCGACACAACCATCGAATTGGGTGGCGCAATGTACAAAGGTGAGTCCTTGTCCCAAACCCTTGTTCGGGTTCCGGTAAAAATGCTTAACCGGCATGGGTTGATTGCTGGTGCAACTGGGACGGGTAAAACCAAAACCCTGCAACTCTTTGCTGAAAAACTTTCGCAGAATGGGATTCCAGTGCTTTTAATGGACATCAAGGGCGACCTTTCGGGCATTGCAGCCACCGGAGACCCGAACAATTCGCGGGCATTGGAACGGCATCAAAAAATTGGTGTGCCCTATAAGGTGTCTGCAAATCCAGTAGAGTTCCTTACGATCTCTGGCGAGAAGGGAGCACGCCTGAAGGCCACTGTAACCGAGTTTGGGCCTGTTCTATTTTCTAAAATTTTAGGCTTGAACGATACGCAGTCTGGCGCGGTATCGGTGGTGTTTAAGTACTGTGATGATAAACAATTACCCTTATTAGACCTCAAAGACTTTAAAAAAACCCTTTCCTATCTCGCCGAAGAAGGGAAAGCGGAGATCACCGCCGAGTATGGCGCCATTTCAACCGCAACAGTGGGAACCATTATCCGCAAAGTCTTGGAATTGGAACAACAAGGAGCCGAAATTTTCTTTGGCGAACCTTCTTTCGAGGTGGAAGACCTCTGCCGGATAGACATGGAAACCGGACGTGGCGTGGTGAACATCATTCGCCTAACCGACCTGCAAGACCGCCCCAAACTGTTCGCCACGTTTATGCTCCAACTCTTGGCCGAAGTCTATGCCTCCTTCCCAGAAGAAGGGGACTTAGATGCGCCTAAGTTGTGTATTTTCATAGACGAAGCTCATTTGGTCTTTTCGGAAGCGTCACAAGTTTTGCTGAATCAAATCGAGGCGATTATTAAGCTGATCCGCTCAAAAGGGATTGGTATTTTCTTTATCACCCAAAATCCAGCAGATATCCCCAATGCGGTGTTGGGACAGTTGGGTCTTAAGGTACAACATGCCCTTCGAGCCTTCACTGCCAAAGACCGGAAAGACATTAAGGCCGCCGCTGAAAACTATCCAGAATCGAAATTTTATAAGGTAGAAGACGAACTAACGGCGTTGGGCATTGGCGAAGCCTTTGTCACGGTTCTTGGCCCTAAAGGTACGCCAACACCATTGGTGCATACGCTAATGTGTTCTCCGGGATCACGTATGGATGTATTAACGCCGATGGAATTGGATGGCCTTGTCGCAAAGTCTAAATTGGCGAGCAAATACAACAAAGTCGTGGATCCACAAAGTGCTTACGAGATTCTGGGCGCAAAAATCCAACAGGCACAACTTGCCGACCAACAAGCGGAACTGCAACGCCAACAAGAAAAAGCACGGGCAGAGCAACTAAAACAACAACAAAAAGAAGCAAACAAGCGCAAACCCGAAAAAACCATGGTGGAGCAAGTCCTTACCAGTTCTGTGGGCAAACAAGTCACGAAAACGGTTTTCAATGAACTTGCACGAGGGCTTTTAGGTGTATTGGGATTGGGCGGAAAAAGACGCTAA
- a CDS encoding DUF3808 domain-containing protein: MHIVYKWLFYGLLFVGTTAMSQSKHDHPMIPAIKQGRTAFFEFRLKTAEQQFRHVLQTDKNPMNVALAQYSLSTMAVWQFGFGQNTLALNGFKRENEAFNTSLRYVTNPVWRRFLAAESAMHRAIMGVFRNDMLAAAMAGREAYNGYSWCLEQDPFFEEAYKGMGLMQVLIGSAPRSYQGLLSFLGYKGTVQDGLNNLMRAIKKAKWVQEEAAIYFALADETLNRNQRNGLVEIKKLQEAYPQSPLFNFLYGYALRNQFRAAEALPFITSATQNDEKKGAFSPPIFLFYLADLHFRLNNFEEAIPLFKRFIAEFEGTTMVGQAHFKMGLAMEMKGDREAAIAMYQKVKAGFEYDMDEFAVRQATLRIANPMTPIEKDLLRIQNASDAGDYPLVLTEVDKILEQKDATELNLAEAGYRKGLALQKTQQYEAAITFYQQVIHKPGDVLAKWAPYSQYYIGECYEALNRPEDAVLAYRKALMYREKFDYHKGLEQRTKSALSRLKSGN, encoded by the coding sequence AAATGGCTGTTTTACGGGCTTCTTTTTGTCGGAACAACGGCAATGAGTCAGTCAAAACACGATCATCCCATGATTCCGGCCATAAAACAAGGCCGTACAGCTTTTTTTGAGTTCCGCTTAAAAACTGCCGAGCAACAGTTTCGCCACGTTCTTCAGACCGATAAAAACCCGATGAATGTAGCATTGGCGCAGTACTCTTTGTCCACAATGGCGGTTTGGCAGTTTGGTTTTGGCCAAAACACCTTGGCGCTCAATGGATTTAAACGCGAAAACGAGGCATTTAATACCTCGCTACGGTATGTAACCAATCCGGTTTGGCGAAGGTTTTTGGCGGCAGAATCCGCCATGCACCGTGCCATCATGGGTGTTTTTCGGAATGATATGCTTGCAGCGGCCATGGCAGGCCGCGAAGCGTATAATGGTTATTCTTGGTGTTTGGAGCAAGATCCTTTTTTCGAAGAAGCCTATAAAGGAATGGGATTGATGCAGGTTCTCATCGGCTCTGCACCTCGCTCTTATCAGGGTTTACTAAGTTTTTTGGGATATAAAGGGACTGTTCAAGATGGGCTGAACAATCTGATGCGTGCCATTAAAAAGGCCAAGTGGGTACAAGAAGAAGCGGCCATTTATTTTGCTTTGGCAGATGAGACCCTTAACCGCAACCAGCGAAATGGTCTTGTCGAGATTAAAAAATTGCAAGAAGCCTATCCCCAAAGCCCACTTTTTAATTTTCTATACGGATACGCACTTCGGAACCAGTTCCGTGCGGCGGAAGCCCTACCATTCATCACATCGGCTACACAGAACGATGAAAAGAAAGGCGCTTTTTCGCCCCCCATTTTTTTGTTTTACCTCGCCGATTTGCATTTCCGTCTCAATAATTTCGAGGAAGCGATCCCGTTGTTTAAGCGGTTTATCGCCGAGTTTGAGGGAACTACAATGGTCGGGCAGGCACACTTTAAAATGGGCTTGGCAATGGAAATGAAAGGCGACCGCGAAGCCGCAATTGCGATGTACCAAAAGGTAAAAGCTGGTTTTGAATATGATATGGACGAGTTTGCGGTCAGGCAAGCCACGTTGAGAATCGCTAACCCCATGACGCCCATAGAAAAGGACTTGCTTCGCATCCAAAACGCATCGGATGCAGGTGATTATCCTTTGGTACTTACGGAAGTAGATAAAATTCTTGAACAAAAGGACGCTACGGAGCTAAACCTTGCTGAAGCAGGGTATCGTAAGGGTTTAGCCCTTCAAAAAACACAGCAATACGAGGCGGCCATCACTTTTTATCAACAGGTCATTCATAAGCCCGGCGATGTCTTGGCAAAGTGGGCGCCCTACAGTCAATACTATATTGGTGAATGTTACGAAGCCCTCAATAGGCCAGAAGATGCGGTTCTGGCCTATCGGAAGGCACTCATGTATCGGGAAAAATTCGATTACCACAAAGGATTGGAACAGCGCACAAAATCCGCATTAAGCCGCTTAAAATCTGGGAATTAG